The Solibacillus sp. FSL W7-1464 genome contains a region encoding:
- a CDS encoding DUF4279 domain-containing protein has protein sequence MEDYYTETRAYFTLFGEDFPLEEFTREMGIIPTEAYRKGEEFIRGKTKHIRFETAWEYGLDYKMTNDPEEQIHTIVNTLYNSSEIIKKYVDHYNLKCKLVTVVCFNREPTRRLVMNNKAIEFANQVNGEFEFDIYNSAD, from the coding sequence ATGGAAGATTATTATACAGAAACGAGGGCCTACTTTACTTTATTTGGCGAGGATTTCCCTTTGGAGGAATTCACTAGAGAAATGGGAATCATTCCAACAGAAGCATACAGAAAAGGAGAGGAATTTATTCGAGGTAAAACAAAACATATTAGATTTGAAACGGCATGGGAGTACGGGCTCGATTACAAAATGACAAACGATCCAGAGGAACAAATTCACACCATTGTAAATACACTATATAACTCATCAGAGATTATTAAAAAATATGTAGATCACTACAATTTGAAATGCAAATTAGTTACGGTTGTTTGTTTTAATCGTGAGCCTACACGAAGGCTTGTTATGAATAATAAAGCAATTGAATTTGCCAATCAGGTAAATGGGGAATTTGAATTCGATATTTATAATTCTGCCGATTAG
- a CDS encoding NUDIX domain-containing protein, whose amino-acid sequence MSHVRIRCTGLIIENNSVLLVEYDDNGIHYNLPGGGLEPGETIMEGVAREVFEETTADVEVGPLALIYEFLPHKQSGDYDVNGKHGLHLIFECTLKNHSVPKLPEYPDPNQTAMKWIPVEELDSILLIPNIQLQIKNYMGIRRNIELIEDYRLEKLYLK is encoded by the coding sequence TTGTCACATGTAAGAATACGATGTACAGGATTGATCATCGAAAATAATTCGGTACTTTTAGTGGAGTATGATGATAATGGAATCCATTATAATTTACCGGGTGGGGGACTTGAACCCGGTGAAACAATAATGGAGGGTGTCGCAAGAGAAGTGTTTGAAGAAACTACGGCAGATGTTGAAGTTGGACCGTTAGCATTAATTTATGAGTTTCTCCCGCATAAGCAATCCGGTGATTATGATGTGAATGGGAAACATGGACTGCACCTGATTTTTGAATGTACTTTAAAGAATCACTCGGTCCCGAAATTACCCGAATATCCAGATCCTAATCAAACAGCGATGAAATGGATTCCTGTAGAAGAATTGGATTCAATCTTGCTGATTCCAAATATCCAACTGCAAATAAAGAACTATATGGGTATTAGAAGAAATATTGAATTGATTGAAGATTACAGGCTGGAGAAACTCTATTTGAAGTGA
- a CDS encoding zinc ribbon domain-containing protein, producing MSEKGCIKCGSKDASKKEVAMTGTGLSKMFDVQHNQFIVVYCNNCGYSEFYNKKSSSASNIFDLFFG from the coding sequence ATGTCAGAAAAAGGCTGTATAAAATGTGGAAGTAAGGATGCGAGCAAGAAGGAAGTGGCGATGACCGGTACAGGGTTATCCAAAATGTTTGATGTTCAGCACAATCAGTTTATCGTCGTTTACTGCAATAACTGTGGATATTCAGAGTTCTATAATAAAAAATCATCTTCAGCCTCTAATATTTTTGACCTGTTTTTTGGTTGA